The following coding sequences are from one Chelonoidis abingdonii isolate Lonesome George chromosome 4, CheloAbing_2.0, whole genome shotgun sequence window:
- the SNRPE gene encoding small nuclear ribonucleoprotein E isoform X2, producing the protein MAYRGQGQKVQKVMVQPINLIFRYLQNRSRIQVWLYEQGFDEYMNLVLDDAEEIHSKTKARKQLGRIMLKGDNITLLQSVSN; encoded by the exons ATGGCGTATCGCGGGCAGGGCCAGAAGGTGCAGAAGGTGATGGTACAGCCCATC AACCTCATCTTCAGGTACCTGCAGAAT AGGTCCAGGATTCAGGTGTGGCTCTATGAACAG GGTTTTGATGAATACATGAACCTGGTTCTGGATGATGCAGAGGAgatacactcaaaaacaaaagcaaggaaacagCTGG GTCGGATCATGTTAAAGGGGGACAATATTACTCTTCTAC
- the SNRPE gene encoding small nuclear ribonucleoprotein E isoform X1 encodes MAYRGQGQKVQKVMVQPINLIFRYLQNRSRIQVWLYEQVNMRIEGCIIGFDEYMNLVLDDAEEIHSKTKARKQLGRIMLKGDNITLLQSVSN; translated from the exons ATGGCGTATCGCGGGCAGGGCCAGAAGGTGCAGAAGGTGATGGTACAGCCCATC AACCTCATCTTCAGGTACCTGCAGAAT AGGTCCAGGATTCAGGTGTGGCTCTATGAACAGGTGAACATGCGGATAGAAGGCTGTATCATT GGTTTTGATGAATACATGAACCTGGTTCTGGATGATGCAGAGGAgatacactcaaaaacaaaagcaaggaaacagCTGG GTCGGATCATGTTAAAGGGGGACAATATTACTCTTCTAC